The genomic stretch ttactaattagaTGGTTGGTGAACTTGACTGGGGTTTCATGATTTATTTGATGAAACCAACAAGAAAAGTATAACACATATGTTATTTTGAAATCTACTTTCTTTTAATCAAGAAAAAAAGGTCGTTGTAGTAAAAAGATTTGACTCGATCCTTAGACCTCCTGCTTGCTGgtcttcaaaaaaatgtttttttataatatttaaaaacaaacaatttcaatttcACGCAGATTGCATGTAAAAAGTGTTCCATTACTACtatactaataagagagctgtaacagtttgaaattttttaccaaaacagttttttaactaCAGTTGGTGACATATATTGTGTCTACAGAGAATAATGCAACATTTCTGTTCAGAACTGGAAAGATGTGCACCTTTCCTGGGACAAACTGGAACATGATGACATCGACTCGATAATGCTCGATTCTTCCATGGTATGGGTGCCTGATCTCTCCATCTACAATTCGTAAGTACTGCTGATATCCAAATTTGagggtttattatattttgagctTTAAGATGAAGCTAATAGATGttgaaaagaaataaaaggtaaaacatactattgaaataatacataattttgttatgattAGATTTCtaagttatttagtatttattgtttggaaaacatataaaaaaagtaGCTATGAAAATTATTGCAATTCAACTTTTTCTACCTATTCtactgattttattaatttagaataatttaattattagttactgTTAGCCTTTCAATAGTGCATTAGGCTCACGAGCTATTGATATGCTACAGGGGCAGGAGGTGAATCTAGACAGAGAAGTGGGTCCTGTGGTAGTCAGCTCATTAAAAGGTGTCTTTTATTTCCGAAAAATATACTGTGTTGTGCTGAATTGATATTGATGTGCTACAGGAGGCGGGAGGTTAACCTAGACCAAGAAGTGCATCCTGTGATGATCAAATCATCAGGGGATGTATATGCTTTGTTCACGCCGGAGATAACAGGTCACTGCATGCCTAACTATGCGAACTGGCCATATGACATCCACAAGTGCGATATTACTCTAGGTTCGAAGCGTTACATGGGTTCGACTgtcaactttaaattttattttgatgaagAGGTAAGACATTTTTTAGCATGTGTCagttagttaaaattattttaatgaccTTCACTTATATACATGGTATTACAAAAAGAACAATGTtggtattctttgtttgaagtttatttttgacgatggaaggattctgaaggaaacaggatttttctggacattttccatcgttcagtgaaacaaaaaatcagtaacactaagtttcgatatccgaaatctgatctcttcttcaggtaaataactaacctaatacataattacaaactggttaaaataaacaaatcaccaAAACGTTGTGGCATgcctaagtcagaaatcacaaccaccatgttgtgtgtcaacttcactaactctaaaacatgcacttaataaaaaaaaaaaactatacacaacactaatcattaaaactgaagtacagtatacaggtcacaatacatctgcacttgtctaccaaccacctacgactgaccaaaggccaATAGGAAATGGCAATCATCACTgcagaaagaaacaagatggcggaaataaaaaggaagggggacaggaatgggccttttttaattattattattgtttcatgctagatgaacttcttaaaaccatattgtgactccgcattgatttattacaagtatcggatccgtttgatacttttggttttccttttagttctttttttagaaatgaatCTTTCATTCTCaactataattttacttatttcaagGTAAATTTAAGTCTTCTTGACTTTGGAGGTTCAAGATTGGCTATGAGCCTTTGTAAAGGTTTGTGGTAAATGCAAACCCACATTTAATTGCACTCTGCATTCAAGAACAAATCACTTTGCATTCAAGCAATGTCTGTCATTTCCAGAAGAGAGTGTGCTTTAGAATTAAGAGGGAAAATTTCCATAAATTCGGCACTGGTGTTCAAGTGTTAGACCATATTATTATGGTTTGTTGGTTGTGAATGATTAATTTAATATCGGTTAATGTGTTGAAGGGATTGTACATGGATTTTCTACTGCCAAATAATGAGTGGGAATTGATTGCTACCAACTCCTCTAGAAATGAGAGTCGGGTAGGACCTGATAACGACACAGACACAGAGTTTATGGTTACTCTCGACTACCAATTCACACTACGACGTCATGCTTCTGTGTATGTGGCCAGTTACCTGATACCGGGAGTTGGTgagttttctttataatttctttattactttCAACTTTTAAAGGGGTATTCCATTCCTACTTTCTTCAAGagtttgtatattaataaattgacTAAAGAGCAACATTTTGATGCTATGTAAGAAAAGATTCACTATAGAAAATGTGTAAATCGTAAACTTGAGACGGAAATGTAAAGTTCAGTGGCAGGTGAACGACAtttatttagttcatttattttaataaagtttaccacaaaccataatgattttgattttgacAGTTACCTATACacaacaataaatagttttttgtgtaTCTTAGTTATATCACAGtcactttgtttaaattttaattttggtgatGGATGATTTTAATGGAATACGGGTTTTCAGATATGTGCTAtcattatatagaaatataaaactatcttTTGAGGATTGGTGTCCATCTTCTTCTTCAAGGAACCTTAAGACATTAGGTTTAGCATACACAAAAATAAGAACTAATCAATAAACTGGGAAACCTAAACAAATGGTAACATTCAAAGAAACTCCAGGCAATACAATTCAAACACACACTAAGACTTTTTGAGATCAAGGACAAAACATAGGTCGAAGGCATCTGCTTTTACCCCCCTCCCTCACCCAACGATCATAATCATGTTCCTTTTATGTTTTTTAGATGATGTATCGGGTTGCCGCAAGAGGCCAATGCTGATTTTCCTCGGTTTCTCTTCTTCCAAAATGTTGCGGTATATGCTGCAGAGTGTATATGTTTTGTGGAATGCTTTTTGATTGGATACTTGTTAGATTTAGCAACTTTGATTATTCTTTACAAAGTTTCTtaatataattggtttttatGGTATTACGCTTTAAATGCATCAACCATCTGCCATGAtgatataattcttaaatatgATACATCTTTTAAAAGCAGTAAAAAAGATTTAccatttgaataattaaaatataaattaagagcTTTATCTAACCTATGAATCTACCcaacagggatcacttctggctggtttataccttgcAGTTGAACACACCACTGGGCACAGCCaaaatcgatgtgtcacttaaatctgggcaaccttatggatgtccaggagcggcacatcactaaccgcaaatgttgagattctggggttaatgggcaattcgataggtctagtctactgtgggagatgactgttggagttggtggggtttgttccctaactatcacagtatagcgtttttaaagctacattgattttttttattttttattaaaacttaaattaaatgaaaattttgggatcaaaatattgggatttaattttagattagattgtgaaaagtcagggtaaaaaaacgaacatgtaatcctttggcaagttagtactggtagttttaaattgttaggaaggcaggttgactgccttgaattgattagaacttgtcttgttgcgactattgttctccttctttgatacagctggaccaatgagagaacacagcggatgtcctgcaaagttgattggaaagggaagtatttaagcgcccgctaataattttcgcccttcttttggtcatTTTAGTGAGTTAAGTTGTATAACAGTGCGccatgtttcttaatttttttccgcgaggggttttgaggtaagcaccaaatttattgtacgttttattgaaatagtcttcctgatctgatattaaattaattttgttgtcttttttataggaaaaaattaaattcatagaaactaccgagcaatctgcataattaattctcaatgaacaatagagcataatagaatcatacaagttacatttggttcatacttgcaagaaaagtgaattataatttaattttgttaataactttaattgaaagttggaaatttagtaatttattaatatttaactggaactgttttattgtgaattattaactggaaattaattgaacattaataattgtttgagagagttgtaatctgaattgcagagacttgaaagttaaggttcaactagtgtaaagagaagtttacatttttattttttgaattgtgagtgtacttagaagtgaacatttttattttagttatttccaagtggtattagatttttatttcaaaaatgtattattttattttagaagagagctctgatttttagtttgatatatttgattgatatttttatttcttgccaaaggaactttttgATTTACTAAACAGTTTGTCAATTCTtggtggaaaatagagtgataataactctgaaacgttgaacttattaatttgccagtttaaaataaatccattgtttttatttagaactgtgattttcattttagacaaaccagataatatttaataattaaccaatttagtaataaattgtactgaatattcactaggagcttactaatcaaaaaatgttttatatcgtcttggatgtctcattgataatttaaatattaatactctggaatattaatatctacaatccaagtcgttatacacaGGTTCTTGCTtacctcaacaagggtatgccaccccctgcctgctttgactggagagggtAGTTCAGAGTTGGCCTCCTCTTCTTCccgggagacatgactttgagatgtagtgccctaattcttcctcatggatctcgataggaggcagcccctactccctaaccttacccatcctgaatatcctgtcactccggaagcaacgcaaaggttcttacaggactaggTACAATTTgcaagcttcttgtcctaagagaacaaaaaaaaacctataaattacTGGCCAATTATTGTCTCTAAAGATAATTGCAgccttttaattttgaacaacaCAAGCAACTGCATGCATATTTTATGACATcatgataaacattttggattacATCATTCTTCCTTTCTTTATAGTTTTGTCTATtgatctgtttttaaaatatcaattgttAAATATAGTTTGTATCCATAGAAAATTGTTCCTTCTTTCAGGGGAAGATGCTCCTGTCCCTCTTGCCGCAATGTGGCGGCACCTATGCCTAGGTATATGATTAATGTCATGACATACAATATTGTTCTGTTGTAAACTTTGACTTTGGTAAATTCATTGACACacattgattagtttttaatatgaatgtccaaccttttgtttgtttatttttaataccaaatcattttaaaacggacatttatagttttatattcttattttgtaatggtttaagtaaacaataaattagtagAAATGTTAACAGAATAACCAACTTTTTAGGATTTTAGATAACTGAAGAAGAGAATAGACTTCAAGCCTCAAAACTTAGTGTtctattgtaacatataacggtggcaaatgtctgaaaacctCATTATCATTTCAAAACAATCACTATTTATTCAGTGTCTGACTTACAAGATACCTCATAtaggtttttgtttataaaaactttgcAGTCTGTTTTGTTTTCTCAGTGATGATGATTCTATCCCTGGGACTCCTGTGGATACCTTCCGATAAAGTGGAAAGAACGGCCATTCTGTGTACCTTAATGATTATACAGCCACTGTATCTCCAGTATCTGGCCTACAAGATTCCATCCAACGGAGATACCACACCTTACCTAggtatactatataataattgtaGTTCATGATCAGCATCTATATTTTTGTGATAAGTAAAACTATAACACTGTTAAAGtactataaattaacattttatgagACATACAGTATTAGTATGACAATAGTAATGGCTACTAGATAGGTCTCATCATTATTCATGATTTTATTCAGTGGATTGTTTTATTACGTAtcgtaacaaacaaacaaattaagaCAGCTGAGTATGCGTTCTTTTGTTCTACAACAATGATCACAATAAACTGGTGGCGAATTCTATCATAAGAAATTATCCATCTACTCATAAATGAACAACATTGCAGCAACTCATCATATTTGATCTGAATATATGAGAGATATTTTGATGGTTATTAACAGCCTTGAGGTTTTTGCTAGTCAGCGCTCTTCACATTTGGTGAGATTTTATAAACGGGTGATCAATTCTTAAATGACAGACACTGCAGTAACTTATCATATTTGATCCGAACATATCACAGATGTTTATTAACAGCCTTAAAGTTTTTGCCAGTAAAAACCTTTTACTTAGCGCTCTTTACATTTGGTGAGATTTTTCTTTGAATTGTTAATTTCACTATGtctatttatttgttgaattctttatttatttctaaatgttttttactatagTTAATTgaatctattaataataataatctaatatgTAACTGAAGATTCCGACAAATTGAGAGTTTCCGCTATGTTTCAGTTTGTTACTACCGTGACTGCTTGTGTCTGACGGGGCTGTTGATTGTTGAGACTTTAGTGACCCGTTCCATGGTTTCGTGGGCTTCAGATCCTCCATATTTGCAGTCAATCTTCCGATTTATTGCCGGCAACCGAGCATTACAGTATCTTCTAATCAGTGACATAGACCCAAAGGTACAATAATGAAATGTAGCAGAGAgatggaaaattaataaatatatatattttacttaagacATAATTagagtatttaaattttggtataaTATGCTAAAAAGTGTTCTGTCTTTAAATCATATCAATTTTGGAACAGATTAATGGTAGGATGAGACCTTAAAAGGGTGAGGAGAAATGTGGTATAGCTTCTATTGTCCTGAATTCGAGGGTCATTTTGGCATTCTAGAGcctaaaagaaaaaagaaaacgaGACAATTTGAAATGACAACTCATGACAAATCACTTCTTTTCGGTCTCATCCAATAGGTTAGTAAGCTAGCTGAGAGttatataatcttttaatattatttacataagcGAACTAATAAAGTAATAGTTAAATCAAATCTGACAGACTAAACTATGAGATGCCCTGGacacaattaaataaatagcattacattaaacacaataattagtgGGTAGGAAAGCAGAAGGTATACAGAGGAAAGAGGTTAAATACTTTTAGATAGTTTAGGACTGCCaaacgtaaaatataaaacaagattgGTGTGACCCACTTTACAGCACAAGTGTTTTCACCTCCCAAAGAAAGGGGAGGTGAAAACAACTCCATTTCCATGGAGTCTTCACAATGTTTAGCTCTTGAGATTAGAAAAAAACACAGAGTCACTTGTCATTGTAGAGGAAGGATGAAGCAAAGATTTGAAGTACCCACATAAATGAACAGATACTGTCTTTTCAAACAGTCACATAAAAAATAGCAAGATTTTGCAGCACGACAGTTGCAAGCATACACAATAATTGTGCAATAGTCAATGATGTAATGTGGGAATTCACTGACAAATATAATGTACAAGATTGGTTCTAACATTGATCCTTGTGAAACTCCTCTCCTTATGCTTAGTGGTTTTACTGATTACTcctttttatttgagtttatttcCACTACCTATGTTCTTAAAGTTAAGTAGCTTTTGAACCAGTGAGCTGATAGGTCCcctattgttttaagtttttttcattagCATTTCATGATTGATGCAATCAAATGCTTTTCTATAGTCCAAAAATATTGCAGTGGTGGAGCTTCCTTCTTCATTGGCTTGGATAATGTATTCTACTATATTTATGATCACAGTTGTTGTTGATCTCTCAGCTGTAAAGCTATGCTGTTCTTTAGGTAAGAGGTTGTTTCTTGTCAGATGAGTCATAAGTCTGGGGTACACTTTTGCAATTCCTTTGGCAAAAATGGGTAGAAGTGATATTGACCTATAGTCTCCTTGTTTGTACTCGGGTAAACttggcttttttaaattttgacagaTAAACCCCTTcagcaaatattaattaatggtGTTTACAAGTGGTGGTGTAAGTTCTATTCTGCATAATTTTAACAGCTTTGATGAAATTTCATTAAAGCTTacagaattttttgtttttaagttttggaTAACATTGTAAACTTCTTGAGAAGTTTTCCAAAGTACTAGATCATCTTATATTAATGGTTGAGGATACTTGCCAGTGTAATTTTATATGGTATTGGTTCAATAATACTGTTATCTGTAATGTTTACATTCCACAACTTTAATCAGATCTTCTGTCAGCATCCCATTTATTGTAAGGTGAAGAGGTTGTTTCTCCACGTCTTTGTTGCATCGTTTTCTGTTAATAACTCACTAGATTAATTTAGACTTGTCTTCTGAGTTATTAATGAAGTCTACAGTCTaccttttctttcattttttttttaagataaagatTGTATGCTTTTTTTGTTTTGACTTGCTATAGTCTTGTTTTTGGGAGTATCTATTAACAAATATTCTTCTTGAGCCTTTAGGAATTCTTCTTTCTTTTGTCTTGCGTCTTAGTCTGGGGGCATTGTTTTCCTTTTTAGAAATCTCTTACGAGCTCTAATGTAAGGGCATGCTAGGTCCATATCTACCATAAGATCTCTGTCCCTAGTCTATCAGATGGTCCTAGTCTACCAACATTTTTAAGCTTGCTCAACTCTTTCTTAATGTTAAGTGACCAGATTTTATTGTGCAGAATGCAGCCAAGTTGATGGAAGCGGGCAATGATGAGGGCTCCTCTCTTGTTGCCACTGACCAGACACAGCAGTGGAAGCTGCTGATAGACATAGTCAACAGATCTATGTTTTATCTTCTGGTCCCAGTCTACCTGTTGTTGTCTGTAAGCTTGCTGCCTTTGAACATATCTTTTAGCATTATATGATCAGATGAATGTTTCTTCTAAAATTGTTATACTCAAATATTTCCtttagagtaaatataaaattaggatttacttcattataaaaagtatataatttattcttttaataaaatttttatattatactgtgtCTTATTTATGGATTCTTTTACTCCCCAATTCTATTGCTACTATAAATTTGTGTTGTTTCTATTGGTTTGATGGTTTAGGTAACAGTGTTATATTAGCAAGTAATTCTCCAATTCTGTTATGAACGGGGACATTGTCCTAGGTATACCTGGAACAATTGTAGATTTACTCGAGCAGAGTTGTTACTTTGTTGGTACGTATGAGCTGTGGTGACTGATTACAAGGAGCATTTCATTTCAGGGTTAAATAATGACATTCAATTGTGTAACTGTATATTTGCACAAGACAGTTGTGACTATACTGGTACCTATGAGCTATAGTAATTGATAAAAGGAGCATTTAATTTCATGGTTAAGTAATGACATTTAATTATGTAACTATAGATTTACACAAGAACAGAGTTATTACTTTGTTGGTACCTATGAGCTGCAGTGATTGATTACACAGAGCTTTTCATTTCAgggttatataattatattaaatatgtagtaaTAGTTACTGAAAATTTTGTACTAATTAGCACAATagtatgttattttcaaattatatcatattttataatcgtgagaaaataacaataaaaaccatcctataaaaattaaaaacaacctaattaaatgtttaacataatttattttactaaaactaaaaaagccTACTGGCCCACACATTCACAATACTTGATGCCATTGGATTTTTTCTTTGGGAATAAATCACCAACAAAGTTTATTCGCACAGAGTAATACACAGTGTTAAAATCATTATACAACGTGCGTGATGCAGAGAAGGGGCCATATTCAAAACCTTTTGTAAATTAAGAGCTACTTCAAAAACTGAGctttaatttcacattattaatacataaaacagttaagttatttattatatgtttttagttaGAATAAACTAAGTTGTGTTAATAATTAGgttgtttaactatttttatatgatgattttaattttaaaaactgaatgtaTGCAATCAACTGACATTTTAGACAGACTGTTAGATATTTTCTGTATTTCACTAAACAGCTGAATTCAACACTATATGCAgagaaatatcagtcaggtttgcCAACAATctaaatagtagaataaaaattccCTTCATAGAACCGTACAAAAAACAGGTTTTTATGAATTAGTAGACGAAACCCACAAGGAAAGTATAAAATACGTGGTATTTTCGAAATCAGTAAAAAATCTACttcatttttataagaaaaaatggGTTGTTGCATTAAAAAACTGACTCAAACTCTGCAACTAGcagtattgaaatgtttttaattttaatatttaaacatttatcatgcagatttaatgtaaaaaagttccATTATAGGTAGTAATAAGAgaactgtgacagtttgaaaatttaaccAAAAACAGTATTTTGAGTGCAGCGAGTGAACAACccaaccaataattaacttaattacattgatctgttggtcttgttattatgcACAACTTTGTCCCTTTAATCCTTGCTGTATATCTTATAGTTTCCTTCAGTGTGCTTAAAATTTGGTACACCCAGTATATGTTGGTCTGAAAAGTCTAATTCATTCAAAAAGCTTC from Homalodisca vitripennis isolate AUS2020 chromosome 2, UT_GWSS_2.1, whole genome shotgun sequence encodes the following:
- the LOC124354641 gene encoding neuronal acetylcholine receptor subunit alpha-7-like, whose product is MVYHSIKCCGSDWGRNITFTHFNTTMFSTHTAILWLIYLLSVCTNGNEPLPCDDKDSAKTSMMRLKLTLLCGYDKYLRPVLHDSNKTEVGFLLAPKLIEFDDMYKTLYLKAWLSMNWKDVHLSWDKLEHDDIDSIMLDSSMVWVPDLSIYNSRREVNLDQEVHPVMIKSSGDVYALFTPEITGHCMPNYANWPYDIHKCDITLGSKRYMGSTVNFKFYFDEEGLYMDFLLPNNEWELIATNSSRNESRVGPDNDTDTEFMVTLDYQFTLRRHASVYVASYLIPGVVMMILSLGLLWIPSDKVERTAILCTLMIIQPLYLQYLAYKIPSNGDTTPYLVCYYRDCLCLTGLLIVETLVTRSMVSWASDPPYLQSIFRFIAGNRALQYLLISDIDPKNAAKLMEAGNDEGSSLVATDQTQQWKLLIDIVNRSMFYLLVPVYLLLSVSLLPLNISFSII